In Bosea sp. PAMC 26642, the DNA window GTTCCCCTACGGCTACCTTGTTACGACTTCACCCCAGTCGCTGAGCCTACCGTGGTCGCCTGCCTCCTTGCGGTTAGCGCGACGCCTTCGGGTAAACCCAACTCCCATGGTGTGACGGGCGGTGTGTACAAGGCCCGGGAACGTATTCACCGTGGCATGCTGATCCACGATTACTAGCGATTCCACCTTCATGCACTCGAGTTGCAGAGTGCAATCTGAACTGAGACGGCTTTTTGGGATTAGCACCGGATCGCTCCTTCGCTGCCCATTGTCACCGCCATTGTAGCACGTGTGTAGCCCAGCCTGTAAGGGCCATGAGGACTTGACGTCATCCCCACCTTCCTCGCGGCTTATCACCGGCAGTCCCCCTAGAGTTCCCAACTTAATGATGGCAACTAGGGGCGAGGGTTGCGCTCGTTGCGGGACTTAACCCAACATCTCACGACACGAGCTGACGACAGCCATGCAGCACCTGTGTTCCGGCCAGCCGAACTGAAGAGGTACATCTCTGTTCCTCAAACCGGACATGTCAAAAGCTGGTAAGGTTCTGCGCGTTGCTTCGAATTAAACCACATGCTCCACCGCTTGTGCGGGCCCCCGTCAATTCCTTTGAGTTTTAATCTTGCGACCGTACTCCCCAGGCGGAATGCTTAAAGCGTTAGCTGCGCCACTGAGGTGCATGCACCCCAACGGCTGGCATTCATCGTTTACGGCGTGGACTACCAGGGTATCTAATCCTGTTTGCTCCCCACGCTTTCGCGCCTCAGCGTCAGTATCGGACCAGTTGGCCGCCTTCGCCACTGGTGTTCTTGCGAATATCTACGAATTTCACCTCTACACTCGCAGTTCCACCAACCTCTTCCGAACTCAAGACTCTCAGTATCGAAGGCAATTCCAGGGTTGAGCCCTGGGCTTTCACCCCCGACTTAAGAGTCCGCCTACGCGCCCTTTACGCCCAGTGATTCCGAGCAACGCTAGCCCCCTTCGTATTACCGCGGCTGCTGGCACGAAGTTAGCCGGGGCTTATTCTTCCGGTACAGTCATTATCTTCCCGGACAAAAGTGCTTTACAACCCTAAGGCCTTCATCACACACGCGGCATGGCTGGATCAGGCTTTCGCCCATTGTCCAATATTCCCCACTGCTGCCTCCCGTAGGAGTTTGGGCCGTGTCTCAGTCCCAATGTGGCTGATCATCCTCTCAGACCAGCTACTGATCGTCGCCTTGGTGAGCCATTACCTCACCAACTAGCTAATCAGACGCGGGCCGATCTATCGGCGATAAATCTTTCCCCCGAAGGGCTTATCCGGTATTAGTCCAAGTTTCCCTGAATTATTCCGAACCGAAAGGTACGTTCCCACGTGTTACTCACCCGTCTGCCACTAGTATCCGAAGATACCCGTTCGACTTGCATGTGTTAAGCCTGCCGCCAGCGTTCGCTCTGAGCCAGGATCAAACTCTCAGATTGTATCTTGAGTTTGTTCCGGCATCGCTGCGTATTGACGGAGTCATTGCTTGATTACCGAAGTAATCAGCGATGGCTCTTGTAAAACGCAGCACACCGAAGTCTCGTATGACTTGCCCGTAGGCAAGTCCGCAAGAACTCCGCCGTCCACGTTTCTCTTTCTGTCTTCAGTTTTCAAACAGCGTGGCCTCGACCAGAGACAGGAATTTGAGCCGATTATCTCGGCTACAAGGCCTGGCGTTTCTGATGAAGCGCGGTGGAGAGGGCGGCGCCAGCGGCGTCGCCGTCTCGATGTGCGGTTTATAGGCGAACACCCTTTTTGGTGTCAACGCGTTTCTTGAAGTTTTTTCGACAATGGCCGTTTTTTTTGAAGCCGGCTTCCCTTTCCGGGGTATCTGACTTTGTAAACCGCGCGCGCACGCGAGGGGCGCCCGCAAACAGCCTCAATCGACGCCCACAGCCTGCCCTGCCGGGCTATGCCCGCATTGATTCCAGTCCGAGTCGGGGGCATGGTCGGCCATGGCGTCGAGGCGTGCGGGCCTCTCGGTCTCTGCGACGTCCGGTTCGGCCGGGCGCAGCAGCGTGTTTCAGGCTTGCAGGACGACGGACCAAGACGACGGACGATGAACGCCCATCCCGAATTCACCACGCCGGCCGAGCCGCTTTCGCCTGAAGCCACCGCGCTTCTCGTCGATCTCGGCATCGAGCCGCCGATCCGGCCCGATGGCGGCTCGCAGCCGGTTCTCGATCGGCGCGGCATCTCGCTGCGCTGGCTGGCGGCCTGTATGCTGGTCGGATCCTGCGGCGCGGCGCTGCTCGGCGCCGCGATCCTGGTAGCGGTACGTGGCGACACCAGCTTCCCGGAACAGCCCGAAACGGCCAGCGCGCGCGCGTCTTCGGCGGCCGGCGCGGGTGACGGCGCCCGCAAGGCCGACAAGCTCGTCGCAGACCAGCCGGTCATCGCCGCGCGTCATGCGGTACGGGCGCCGATGTCCCAGCGCATCGGCGATCGCGAGGTCATCCGGGTGCGGCCCTTCGTGCGGCTGGCCTCGAACCTCTCTCTGACGACCGGCGTCTACGCGACCAATATTCCACCGTTCAACCCGCTTCGGCTCTTCGCCGAGGGCGGGCAACCGAGCGAGCGCTATGCCGAACCGGTGATCGATGTGCCCGACGCCGACGTCACCATCGTCAAGCGGGATCTCGCCGACATCGTCATCACGAACGGCAGGGCGGTGCTCGGCGACGCCGAGGTCGTCACTCAGATCGAGGAAGAGCGTGCCAACCTCGCAGCGGCGGGCCGGCAGCGACCCTTGCCGATCCCGCCCCAGCTGATGCTGAGCCGGACGTTGAACGGCAATACGGGCGCAGCCAGCGATCTTCTGGCCTACGCCCCGGCGACGGACACGCGCTTCTCGGGTATCGAGGTGCGCGTCGTCCCGGAGAACGTCACCAACGCGCTCAAGACCCCGATCGCCGCCTCGCGTGAGCCGCTCGTCGAGGACAAGCTCCTGATGACCAAGCGCGGCGAGAATTTCGAGCAGGTGATGCGTGCCGCCGGCGCCAGCCCGGACCAGATCCGCGGCATGATCCAGGCCTTCAGCGGTCGGGTTCGCGTCACCGCCTTGCCCGACGGCCAGGTTTTGCAGGCCTTGTTCGCGCCGGGCCCGCAGCCCGGCGATCCCCGCCAGATCGTGCGCGTCTCCCTCCTCGCAAACGGCCAGCCCGAATCGACGGTTGCGATCAACGACAAGGGCGTCTTCGTTCCCGTCTCGCTGCAGAAGCAGGAGGTCGCCGGCCCGATGCGGCCTCAGCGCAAACCCGCGCAAAGCGACGACGAGGAGGAGGACGACGAGGAAGGCACCGGCGCGCGGCTGTACGAGAGCCTCTACGAGACCGGCCTGCGCCACGAGGTGCCGCGTCCGATGATCGACGAACTCGTGCGCATCTTCTCCTACGACCTCGACTTCCAGCAGCGCGTCCGGACCGGAGACAATCTCGAGATCGTCTTCACCGAGGACGACGAAGGCGAGCGCGGCGAGATTCTGTCGGCTGCATTGACGATCGGAGGCGAGACCCGCCGCGTCTTCCGCTACCAGGCGCCCGAGGACGGGCTGATCGAATATTTCGACGAGGAAGGAAAGTCGCTGAAGAAATTCCTGCTGCGCAAGCCGATCGCCGATGGCGAGATGCGCTCGGGCTTTGGTATGCGCTACCACCCGATCATGCGCTATTCCAAGATGCATACCGGCGTAGACTGGGCCAATCGCATCGGCACTCCGATCCTGGCGGCCGGCAACGGCACCGTGATCAGTGCGGGCTGGTCCTCGGGCTACGGCAAGCACACCGAGATCCAGCACGCCAACGGCTATGTCACGACCTATTCGCACCAGTCCAATTTCGCCAACGGCATCGTGCCGGGCGCCAAGGTGCGGCAGGGTCAGGTCATCGGCTATCTCGGCTCGACCGGCCTCTCGACCGGTCCGCATCTGCATTACGAGGTCAAGGTCAACGACAACTTCGTCAACCCGATGAAGATCCGCGTGCCGCGTGGCCGCGAGCTTGAGGGCCGTACGCTCGCCGAGTTCAAGCGCCAGCGCGATACCATCCAGGAGCTCAATGTACGTGCCGGAGGGGCGCTCGCGCAGTTGCGCTGAGCGCATGACGATGACGGCCGGCACGTGTCATCGAGCGCCCGGCGCTTGACTCGCGGCAGGGCGACGGCGCAGGGGGCTTGTAACCACCCTTCCAGCGCCGCGAGTTCAGGCCCATGCTCGCCTCCCTTCTCATCGTCTTTCCGGTCTTCGGCCTGATCGCGATCGGCTATGCCGCGCGCTGGACCAGGCTGCTGCGCGAGACGACCGGCGAGGGCCTGTCCGACTTCGTCTTCGTGCTGGCGGTGCCTTGCCTGCTGTTCAGGACGTTGGCGAAAGCCGACATCCCCGCCGCCCAGCCCTGGGGCTACTGGATCGCCTATTTCGCCGGCCTTACGGTGGTCTGGGCCCTGGCGATGCTGGTCGCGCATCGGATATTCGCCCGCAAGGGCCCCGAACTCGTGGTCTCGGGCTTCGCCGCGGCCCAGTCGAACACCGTCTTCGTCGGCATCCCGATGATCCTGAAGGCTTATGGCGAAGCCGGCGCCGTGCCGCTCGGACTGCTGCTGGCGGTGCATCTGCCCGTCACCATGACGGCCGCGACCATTCTCGCCGAAGGCCGGTCCGCATCCTTCGCCATGCTGGTGAAGCGCCTCTTCACCCATCCCATCATTGTGGGCATCCTGCTTGCCATGGCCGTGCGGCCGGTCATCGGCCTCGTCCCGCAGCCGATATGGACGCTGGTCGATCTTTTGGCCGGAGCCGCCGTACCCTGCGCCCTGATCAGTCTCGGCATCGCCATGCGCCGCTACGGGCTCGCCTCGGGCCTCGGCCTGCCTCTGATCCTCAGCGTGCTGAAGCTCGGCCTCCACCCGCTGATCGTCTATGTGCTGGCGACACGCGTCTTCGACATGCCCCCGCATTGGTCGGGCGTCGCCGTGCTCTTCGCCGCCTGCCCATGCGGGATCAACGCCTATCTCTTCGCCGAGCGCTACCGGCAGGGTATCGCCGATGCATCGAGTGCGATCGCGCTCTCGACCATGCTCTCGCTTTTCACCACCGCTGCCTGGCTGACTTGGCTCGGCGTCGGCTGAGGCCGCTACCCGTCATGCAAATCCAAGTCGCTTCCTGATCTCGGCTGCGGTCACACCACGCGCCCTCAGATCGGCGAGGCTTTCCGAACCGCGACTCTTGGCGAGCTTGTCTCCGCCTTCGTTCAACAGCAGCGGATGGAAATGATAGAGCGGCGTCGGCAGGCCGAGCAGACGCTGAAGCACGACATGGATATCGGTCGCGGCCTCCAGATCACGCCCCCGCACGACGTGACTGACGCCCTGCAGGGCGTCGTCGACGACGACGGAGAGATGATAGCTCGTCGGAACATCCTTGCGCGCCAGCACGACGTCGCCCCAGCGCGCCGGGTCGGCGATGACGGTTCGTTGCTGCCCGTCTTCGTCAAACACGACATAGCCGGGCGCTTCTCCGGTGGCGGCAAGCGCCCGGTCCATTGCGAGCCGCAGCACATGCGCTCCCCCTGCCGCTACCCGTCGCCTGGCATCGTCTTCGTCGAGATCGCGGCAGGTGCCCGGGTAAAGCGGCGCGCCGTCCGGATCGGCGGGCCAGGGCTGCCCCGATTGCGCCTCGCGGGCCGTAACGGCGCGCTTTACCTCTTGCCGTGAACAGAAGCAGGGATAGACCAGCCCCCTCGCCCGCAAGCGTGCCACCGCTTCCGCATAATCGGAAAAATGCTCGGATTGCCGCCGGAGCGCTCCGTCGAAGCGGATTCCGAGCCAGGCGAGATTGTCATGGATCGCCTGCTCGAACTCCGGCCGGCAGCGCTCTTTGTCGATATCCTCGATCCGCAGCAGCAGCCGGCCGCCATGCTTCGCGGTGAAGCACTGATTGGTCAGCGCCGAGAGTGCGTGCCCCAGATGCAGCCGCCCATTAGGGCTTGGCGCAAAGCGTAAGACCGGTTTGCCACCATCGGGAGAGGACGCTGCCATAGTCGCCTGTTTATGGTCTCGGCCGCCGGCCGCCAAGGCCCGAACCCCTGCTGACGAACGATGACCATGCCCCGCGATAGAGACGTGCCATGACCCTGATCACCTGCGACGCCGATCTCAAGGAAGGCATGGCGGCGCTGCTTGCGCTCCATCCTCATTGGGCTGCCATCATCGATCGCGTCGGCCTGCCGCCGCTGCGCCGCCGCGCGGACGGTTTCGAGGGCCTGGCGGCGATCATCGTCGCGCAGCAATTGTCGGTAGCGAGCGCGCGCGCCGTCTGGGCGAGGGTTGCAACCGTGTTCGATCCGCTGACACCGGAGCGCATCCTGGCCGCAAGCGACGACGATATGCGCCTCTCGGGGCTGTCGCGCCCCAAGCAGCGCACCCTGCAGGCACTGGCGACCGCTCTCCTAAACGGCGCCCTCGATCTCGACACGCTGGCCGATGCCCCGGCCGACGCCGTCCATGCCAAGATGACGGCGATCTCCGGCATCGGACCCTGGACCGCAGACATCTACCTGCTGTTCTGCCTCGGTCACCGCGACGCCTTCGCCGCGGGCGACCTCGCCATACAGGAGGCTGCAAGGCAGGCCTTCGGCCTCGCCGCCAAGCCAAAGGCCGCCGAGTTGCTGGCGCTCGCGGAGGCATGGCGGCCCTGGCGTGGCGTTGCCGCCCGCCTGCTCTGGGCCTACTACGCCGCGATCAAGGCACGCGAGGGCGTCAACGCCTGACGATTAACTCCGGGTGAGCTTCAGCGCCGTCTGCGCTGCCGTCCTCAAAAAGGCGGTGTCGCTCATCAGCGTCACCATCCTGGCACCCATCGCCAGGAAGGCTTTTGCCCGTTCGGCGCTCTGGGCATAGACCGCAACCGGCTTGTTCACCGCCGCCGCCCGCGTCACGATATGCGCGATCGCCTCGTCGACCTCCTTGGCGCCCGAATCGACGCGTGCGCCGCCCGACAGCGCGATCGACAAATCGGAGGGACCGACGAAGACGGCGTCGATGCCGTCCAGCGCCAGGATATCGTCGAGGATCGCCATCGCCTCGCGGGTCTCGATCATCGCGAAGGACAGCGAGAAGCGGTTCGCTTCCTTGAGATAGCCGTTCTGGTCGAGTCCGGAGGCGCCCAGGCCGCCATAGCTGCCCCAGCTGCGCTCGCCCATCGGCGGATATTTCGAATAGGCCGCGAAGGCCTTCGCATCGGCCATGGTGTTGATCATCGGCGCGATCACGCCCGAGGCACCGGCATCGAACAGGCGCGACACGTTCTGGAACTCACCGACCGCAATACGCGCCAGCGCCGGCTTGCCGGCCGCATTGATCAGCGGGATGGCCCGGATGACCTCGCCCAGCGTGATCGGCCCGTGCTGCATGTCCAGGGTGACGGCATCGAAGTCCTCCTGCGCCAGAATTCCGGCAATGCTCGGAGACGCGATGCCGCACCACGCCGAGACGACCGTGTCGCCCTTGGCGAGACGGTCGGCGAGAGAGGACAGGACGGTCGGTTTGGCCATGGCGCGTTCATCCGGTTTGTGGGCCCGCTCTTGGACATGGCGGGTGCGTCAGGTTGGACCGGAGAGCCCCCGAAAAGCAAACGGGCGCCCATGCGCCCGTTTCAAACACGACCTGCGTTCCAGGACGCCTTCAGCGCCCGGCCTGTATTTCCTCGGCCGCCCGGATCAGCAGCTCGGTCATGACCCTGCGGATTTCGGCATCGCCAACCTCGACGCTGCCCGCTGCGAAATCCGTCTTGACCTTGCGCACGACATCCTCGTCGCCCGCTTCCTCGAAATCGGCCACCACGACCGATTTGGCATACGCATCCGCATCCGGCCCGCTCTTGCCGAGCTTCTCGGCAGCCCACAGCCCGAGCAGCTTGTTGCGCCGGGCCGTCGCCTTGAAGCGCAGTTCCTCGTCATGGGCGAACTTGTTCTCGAAAGCATCCTTGCGCTGATCGAAAGTCGACATGCGGATCAAATCCTCTCGGGAAGTATGGCCCCATCAGGGGCTCGGAATGGTGCCGATCTGCGCCATATAGGATGAGGCGCCCGGCAGGGCCAGTCCGGAATGCGCGTCCGGCCGCTATTGGCGTAACCATCACGACAGGCTTCCACAGCGGATTTGTTGCGTTTGCGGTGCAGAAGCGCCATATAGCGGGCGCGAAGTTCGCCTCTCGGCGGCCGTCGCATCGCGCCAACCGGCTTCGCGCTCGGGCCGATTCGGGTCATTCCGCATCGGCACATCGCAAATGCCGCACGACCAGGGCCAAGATCCCGCCGCGGGGCAGCCCGCGTCCAGAGAAAGGCCGACCTTTGGATTTCCTCAAGCCACGGTACATCCCCATGAATCGCCGCCGTCGCATCTACGAAGGCAAGGCGAAAGTCCTCTATGAAGGGCCAGAGCCCGGTACGCTGATCCAGCATTTCAAGGACGACGCCACCGCCTTCAACGCCAAGAAGCATGAAGTGATCGATGGCAAGGGGGTCCTGAACAACCGCATCTCCGAGCACATATTCTCGAACCTCAACGACATCGGCGTTCCCACGCATTTCATCCGCCGGCTGAACATGCGCGAGCAGCTGATCCGCGAGGTCGAGATCATTCCGCTCGAGATCGTGGTGCGCAACGTCGCCGCCGGCTCGCTCTCCACCCGCCTCGGGCTGGAGGAAGGCACGCAGCTGCCGCGCTCGATCATCGAGTTCTATTACAAGAACGACGCGCTGAACGACCCGATGGTCTCCGAGGAGCACATCACCGCCTTCGGCTGGGCGACGCCGCAGGAGATCGACGACATCATGGCGCTGGCCATCCGTGTCAACGACTTCCTCTCCGGCCTGTTCCTGGGCGCGGGCATCCGTCTCGTCGACTTCAAGATCGAGTGCGGCCGCCTCTGGGAAGGCGAGATGATGCGCATCGTCGTCGCCGACGAGATCAGCCCCGATTCCTGCCGGCTCTGGGACATCAAGTCGAAGGACAAGATGGACAAGGACCGGTTCCGCCGCGACATGGGCGGGCTGATCGAAGCCTATACCGAAGTCGCCCGCCGCCTCGGCATTCTCGGCGAGAACGAAAAGGCCGGACCGGCCGGACCACGGCTGGTCCAGTAACGTCGCCGGGTGCCGTGAGCCTGCCTCCCCCGGAATCGACAGCTTTGAAACGGGAGCGTTCGCGCTCCCGTTTTTGCGTCGTGGCGCTGCTGCTAGGCCTCTCGCTCATCGCTGGCTGCGGTCACGACTATGGCCAGATCATCACAGAGCTTCCAGCTGATCGCGGCTGGCAACCGCTGCCGATCGGCGACTGGGTGCTGAATGACGGCATCGCCGCCAAGGCGATGGTCTTCTGCCCGCGCGAAACCTGCCTGCGCCAGGGTTTCGCCGCTCTGATCACACTGGAAGGAGGCGAGGCCGACGCGCTGGAGGGACTGCTCCGGAAGGACCCGGCCAGCCTCGCCCGGAGCTTCGCCAAGCCGCCACCGATAGACGAGACCCGCAAGAAGGCCAAAGCCAAACCGTCGCCGCCGAAGAGCAGGACGACCGTGTCGCGCTTCTCAGACGATGGCGTCGCCGGCGTGCTCGTCGAGATTCGGGCCCGCGACGCGAATGGCAAGCGCGCCGCGACCGCGATCCTCTCGGCCCGCGAGGCCGGGGCCCTCGTCGTCGCGCTCGCCGTCAGCCCCGATCCCGACGCTGCCCGCCGCGATGTCGGCGCGACCTGGCGCAGCCGCTGATTCGCGTGAAAGCACGCGAAAAGGTTGAGCCGTCTCCGATTCGCCGTTAAGCCACGCCGATCAAGCCCTTGGAGAGCCGCAATGAAAGCCCGCGTCACCGTCACCCTGAAGACCGGCGTGCTCGATCCGCAGGGCAAGGCGATCGAAGGCGCGCTGAAATCGCTCGGCATCGACGGTGTCGGCTCCGTCCGCCAGGGCAAGATCTTCGATATCGAGCTGACGGGCTCCGACAAGCCGGCAGCTGAGGCGGCGCTGAAGACGGCCTGCGAAAAGCTGCTCGCCAACACCGTGATCGAGAATTACCGCGTCGAGATCGAGGGCTGATGCCGTGAAAGCCGCCGTCATCACCTTTCCCGGCTCCAATCGCGAAGGCGACGTCACCAAGGCGCTGAAGCAGGCCGGGGCCAGCGTTTCCCATGTCTGGCACGCCGACACCGACTTGCCCGCCGGCACCGACCTCGTCGTCCTGCCGGGCGGCTTCTCCTATGGCGACTACCTGCGCACCGGCGCCATCGCGGCGCGCGCCAACATCATGGATGCGACTCGGGCCCACGCCGCTCGTGGCGGCTATGTGCTGGGCATCTGCAACGGCTTCCAGATCGTCTGCGAGGCCGGACTGCTGCCCGGCATCCTGCGGCGCAACGCCGACCTGAAATTCGTCTGCAAGCGCCAGAATCTCGTCGTCGAGCGCAACGACACGCCCTATGCGAGTGCCTATGCCAAGGGGCAGGTCATCGATGTCTGCATCGCCCATGGCGAAGGCAACTACATCGCCGACGACGAGACGCTGGCGCGGCTCGAAGGCGATGGTCTGGTGGCTTTCCGCTATGCCGACGCGGACGGCAAGGTCACTCCGGCCGGCAACCCCAACGGCTCGCTGAACAATATCGCCGGCATCTATTCGCCCGGCCTGAACGTGCTCGGCCTGATGCCCCACCCGGAGAACCTGATCGATTCGCTGACCGGCGGGACCGACGGGCGGGCGATGTTCGAGAGCCTGATGGGCGGGAAGAAGGCGGCGTAAACGCGACTGCGTTGCACACCCGCGTTGTCATTCCGGACAAGCGGCGAAGCCGCGCCGATCCGGAATCCATTATAGAGCACCGCCAGCGCCCTATAATGGATTCCGGGTCTCCGCTTCGCTCCGCCCGGAATGACAACCCGTGTTACCACTCGTCCATACGAGCTTACCGTCCCGCCACCGCCCGCGACAGCAAGCGCCCCGCCGTTTCGGCGTCGAGGGGCCCGACATGCTTTTCCAGGATCCGCCCGTCGGGACCGATGAGAAACGTCTCCGGCACGCCATAGACGCCCCACTCGATCGCGGCGCGTCCGCCACGATCGACGCCGACCGCGGAATAAGGATTGCCCAGCGCACCGAGGAAACGCCGCGCATTCTCGGCCTCGTCCTTGTAGTTCATGCCGACGACGGCGACCTTGCCCTGCTTCACAGCCGGCGATTCCGCCATCGCCACCAGAAACGGATGCTCGACCCGGCAGGGCGCGCACCAGCTCGCGAAAACGTTGACGATGGTGGCGCGGCCCTTGGCCAGATCGGCCATGGCGAAGCTCGGCACCGGCTGGCCGCTGCGCTGCAGCCCTTCGAGCGGTGCAAGCGTGATCGGCGGGGCGGGCTTGTCGATCAGGGCCGAGGGCACCTTGCTGGCATTGCCCGAAAATAGCCCCGCCACAAAAACCAGCGACAGCGCGCCGAAGAGGATCAGAGGTACCAGAAAAATCAGCGGCGAACGCTGACGCGGAGCGATTTCGACCTCGCTCATGGGGCCGCCCTGCCGGAGCGGCGCCCGGCGCCACGCCGTTCCAGGGCGTCCAGCGCCCGCGCTTGCGCCCGGTGGTCGAGCAGGATGCCGGCGATCAGCCCGCCGAGTACCACGAAGACCGCACCATACGAAGCGAGGATGAAGCCGGCATGGGGTCCAAGATCACTCATGATTGAACTTCACTCATGCTAGCACGCCCTGCAGCGCCAGCCGGTCGAGCCGCTCGGCCTCCAGAATCGTCAGCGTCCGCACGCGCCGACGCATGATCTCGGCCCGCATCGCGACGAGATGCAGCGCCAGTGCCAGCAGCGTGAAGCCCGTCGCCAAAATCAGCAGCGGCCAGAGCATGCTCGGGTGGATGGTCGGCCCACCCGCCCGGAAGACCGAGGCGGGCTGATGCAGCGTATTCCACCAATCGACCGAGAACTTGATGATCGGCACGTTGACGAAGCCGACCAGCGTCAGGATCGCAACCGGCCGGCCGGCCCGCGAGGGCTCGTCGAGCGCACGCCGGAGCGCGATGATGCCGAGATAGATCAGCAACAGCACCAGGACCGAGGTCAGCCGGGCATCCCAGACCCAGTAGGTGCCCCACATCGGCTTGCCCCAGAACGCACCGGTCAGCAGGCAGATCAGCGCGAAGCACGCTCCGATCGGCGCCGCCGCCTTCTGCGCGACATCAGCGAGGGGATGGCGCCAGACCAGCGTACCCAGCGCCGACACCGCCATCATCGTGTAGAACATCAGCGCCAGCCACGCGGCGGGCACGTGCACGAACATGATCCGGATCGTCTCGCCCTGCTGATAGTCGGCAGGCACGACGAACCAGGCGAGATAGAAGCCCACCGCGAGTAGCAGCAGTGCCGCGCCCGCCAGCCAGGGCAGGAGCAGACCTGACAGGCGCATGAAGCGCGTCGGGTTTGCAAGGTCGATCAGGCTAGCCATCGGCGAGGCTTTGCGGCCTTTTCTCGTGAAATCGTCATCAGGCGTTCAGGATGTAGCAATCGGGCTCTCTCTCGACAATGCACGGACGGCGCTTGCATCGTCGCAGCCTATTCGGCCTGCCGCAGCGCAGCCGCAGCCGCGATCGTCCCGATTACGATCGCGGCCAGCGACAGCGCGCACATGATCAGAAACGGCGTTAGGAACGGAATCGTCCCGCCGACAGCGCTGTTGGCAGACGAAACCCCGAAGATCAGCACCGGAATCGTCAATGGCGCGACCAGCACTGGCAGGATTAGTCC includes these proteins:
- a CDS encoding DsbE family thiol:disulfide interchange protein, which codes for MSEVEIAPRQRSPLIFLVPLILFGALSLVFVAGLFSGNASKVPSALIDKPAPPITLAPLEGLQRSGQPVPSFAMADLAKGRATIVNVFASWCAPCRVEHPFLVAMAESPAVKQGKVAVVGMNYKDEAENARRFLGALGNPYSAVGVDRGGRAAIEWGVYGVPETFLIGPDGRILEKHVGPLDAETAGRLLSRAVAGR
- the ccmD gene encoding heme exporter protein CcmD — protein: MSDLGPHAGFILASYGAVFVVLGGLIAGILLDHRAQARALDALERRGAGRRSGRAAP
- a CDS encoding heme ABC transporter permease translates to MASLIDLANPTRFMRLSGLLLPWLAGAALLLLAVGFYLAWFVVPADYQQGETIRIMFVHVPAAWLALMFYTMMAVSALGTLVWRHPLADVAQKAAAPIGACFALICLLTGAFWGKPMWGTYWVWDARLTSVLVLLLIYLGIIALRRALDEPSRAGRPVAILTLVGFVNVPIIKFSVDWWNTLHQPASVFRAGGPTIHPSMLWPLLILATGFTLLALALHLVAMRAEIMRRRVRTLTILEAERLDRLALQGVLA